From Thermomonas sp. XSG, one genomic window encodes:
- the gltS gene encoding sodium/glutamate symporter produces MLQLDAVQTLALAGLALFLGYGLCRVIPVLGRYNLPPPVIGGLVFAVAAWIAHARGATLFTLDTGLQSPLMIAFFTTIGFNASVWLLRISGRQVMLFLLLATVFAVAQNLLGMAVATGFGLHPLFGVLAGSTTLTGGPATGLAFAPLFERAGVAGAESIAVASAMAGIVCGGLIGGPVATLLIRRFALTSIRPDDHRAPADSAALPAASEAEREYSALKSIVVILVAMWLGAWVGKAISATGITLPAYVGAMLVGAVVRNIDDRTRLIGLSVPTTELIGNVCLSLFLAVALMNLKLWELAGLALPLLVNLGLQALLVTAFCAVVFRAMGRDYDAAVMGGGFIGFMLGTTANAMAVMRTLVERYGAAPRAFLVAPLVGAFFIDFTNALIITGFINLWPH; encoded by the coding sequence ATGCTGCAACTCGATGCCGTGCAGACGCTGGCGCTGGCCGGGCTCGCCCTGTTCCTGGGCTACGGCTTGTGCCGGGTGATCCCGGTGCTGGGCCGCTACAACCTGCCGCCGCCGGTGATCGGCGGATTGGTGTTTGCCGTGGCCGCGTGGATCGCGCACGCGCGCGGCGCGACCCTGTTCACCCTCGATACGGGCCTGCAAAGCCCGCTGATGATCGCGTTCTTCACCACCATCGGCTTCAACGCCAGCGTCTGGCTGCTGCGGATCAGCGGCCGCCAGGTGATGCTGTTCCTGCTGCTGGCCACCGTGTTCGCGGTGGCGCAGAACCTGCTGGGCATGGCGGTGGCGACCGGCTTCGGCCTGCATCCGCTGTTCGGCGTGCTGGCCGGCTCGACCACCCTGACCGGCGGCCCGGCCACCGGACTGGCGTTCGCGCCACTGTTCGAGCGCGCCGGCGTGGCCGGAGCGGAATCGATCGCGGTGGCCTCGGCGATGGCGGGAATCGTCTGTGGCGGGCTGATCGGCGGGCCGGTGGCCACGCTGCTGATCCGCCGCTTCGCCCTGACCTCGATCCGCCCCGACGACCACCGCGCCCCGGCCGATTCGGCCGCCCTGCCCGCCGCCAGCGAGGCCGAGCGCGAGTACAGCGCGCTCAAGAGCATCGTGGTGATCCTGGTGGCGATGTGGCTGGGCGCCTGGGTGGGCAAGGCAATCTCCGCCACCGGCATCACCCTGCCGGCCTACGTCGGCGCGATGCTGGTCGGGGCAGTGGTGCGCAACATCGACGACCGCACCCGCCTGATCGGGCTGTCGGTGCCGACCACCGAACTGATCGGCAACGTCTGCCTCTCGCTGTTCCTGGCAGTGGCGCTGATGAACCTCAAGCTGTGGGAGCTGGCCGGGTTGGCGCTGCCGCTGCTGGTCAACCTGGGCCTGCAGGCGCTGCTGGTGACCGCGTTCTGCGCGGTCGTGTTCCGCGCGATGGGCCGCGACTATGACGCCGCGGTGATGGGCGGCGGCTTCATCGGCTTCATGCTGGGCACCACCGCCAACGCGATGGCGGTGATGCGCACGCTGGTGGAGCGTTACGGCGCCGCGCCGCGCGCGTTCCTGGTGGCGCCGCTGGTCGGTGCGTTCTTCATCGACTTCACCAACGCGCTGATCATCACCGGCTTCATCAACCTGTGGCCGCATTGA
- a CDS encoding FAD-dependent oxidoreductase: protein MHAGNDADVAVVGAGVVGLATAWALARRGLRVLLLDRADGPALGASFANGAQLSYAYTDAMAGPALWKQLPGMLAGGDAAFRVRPSLDPHFWAWGLAFLRNATAARLQRNTLATLALALESKAAMDALLARHPIDFQHRVAGKLHVYYDAAALPKARAMIDAKRPFGVRQQLLTPAEAIAAEPALAGTRGMVGAVHSPDEEAGDPWRFCTGLLQILQAQYGMQARFGFDLRRAQRDGTHWRLHAASGDSVRVGKVAVCTGIDSHALLRTLGLASPLMAIKGYSFTAPCGTHAPVASITDTARKLVFCRLGERIRVAGLADLNHWDPKPDPTRMQQLVAMARDSLPEGADYDAIEHRWAGLRPATPPSSPVIRQPCDGLVLNIGHGMLGWTLAMGSGERAANLLLDAA, encoded by the coding sequence ATGCACGCGGGCAACGATGCCGATGTAGCCGTGGTCGGCGCCGGCGTGGTCGGCCTGGCCACCGCCTGGGCGCTGGCCCGCCGCGGCCTGCGGGTGCTGCTGCTCGACCGCGCGGACGGCCCTGCGCTGGGCGCCTCGTTCGCCAACGGCGCCCAGCTCAGTTACGCCTATACCGACGCGATGGCCGGCCCGGCGCTGTGGAAGCAGCTGCCCGGCATGCTGGCCGGCGGCGACGCCGCCTTCCGCGTGCGCCCCTCGCTGGACCCGCATTTCTGGGCCTGGGGCCTGGCCTTCCTGCGCAACGCCACCGCCGCGCGCCTGCAGCGCAACACGCTGGCGACGCTGGCACTGGCGCTGGAATCGAAGGCGGCGATGGACGCGCTGCTGGCGCGCCACCCGATCGACTTCCAGCACCGCGTGGCCGGCAAGCTGCACGTATATTACGACGCCGCCGCGCTGCCGAAGGCACGGGCGATGATCGACGCGAAGCGGCCATTCGGCGTGCGCCAGCAGCTGCTCACGCCCGCGGAGGCGATCGCCGCCGAACCCGCGCTTGCCGGCACACGCGGGATGGTCGGCGCCGTGCATTCGCCCGACGAGGAAGCCGGCGATCCATGGCGGTTCTGCACCGGCCTCCTTCAGATCCTGCAGGCGCAGTACGGCATGCAGGCACGCTTCGGCTTCGACCTGCGGCGCGCGCAACGCGACGGCACGCACTGGCGCCTGCACGCGGCCAGCGGCGACAGCGTGCGGGTCGGCAAAGTCGCGGTCTGCACCGGTATCGACAGCCACGCGCTGCTGCGGACGCTGGGCCTGGCCTCGCCGCTGATGGCGATCAAGGGCTATTCGTTCACCGCCCCCTGCGGCACCCACGCACCGGTGGCCAGCATCACCGACACTGCGCGCAAGCTGGTGTTCTGCCGGCTGGGCGAGCGCATCCGGGTGGCGGGACTGGCGGATCTCAACCACTGGGATCCGAAGCCCGACCCGACGCGCATGCAGCAGCTGGTCGCGATGGCCCGCGACTCGCTGCCGGAGGGCGCCGACTACGACGCCATCGAACATCGCTGGGCCGGCCTGCGCCCGGCCACACCGCCATCCAGCCCGGTCATCCGCCAGCCATGCGACGGCCTGGTGCTGAACATCGGCCACGGCATGCTCGGCTGGACGCTGGCGATGGGCAGTGGCGAGCGCGCCGCGAACCTGCTGCTGGACGCAGCCTAG
- a CDS encoding flavohemoglobin expression-modulating QEGLA motif protein — MAGTDAIAHHAALDARMARAARPIRLLSLASWPASEQQAFLAGWARGNPRLPDYQYPKHDFSDARRELAAVTAAADPTHPLGQYLVESAQGWVLAAELLEHLGSAQVTDLSIALFGTPDQALPGGITTREAANHFLRVADDFDRELIAPAEQVEISATALALRLQSELDDFFDSRVIDVELDPELIAKAAAGATRIRLRSGAAFSDYDLQQLLQHEAFVHSLTALNGRQQEILPSLALSSPRVTATQEGLAVFAEQITGSIDIERMKRVSLRIEAVAMALEGADFLQVFRYFLESGQTEVESFTSAQRVFRGVPTSGGQAFTKDTVYLRGLLGVHTFFRWALKHRKLRLCRLLFAGKMTLADVQRFEPLFESGDLREPRWLPPWVARANGLAGTLAFSLFANRIRLEQVVSAESVVDL, encoded by the coding sequence ATGGCCGGCACTGACGCCATCGCCCACCATGCCGCGCTCGACGCGCGCATGGCGCGCGCGGCCAGGCCCATCCGCCTGCTCAGCCTGGCCAGCTGGCCGGCCAGCGAGCAGCAGGCCTTCCTGGCCGGCTGGGCGCGCGGCAACCCGCGGCTGCCGGACTACCAGTACCCGAAGCACGATTTTTCCGACGCGCGCCGCGAGCTGGCCGCGGTCACCGCCGCTGCCGACCCTACTCATCCGCTCGGGCAGTATCTGGTCGAATCCGCGCAGGGCTGGGTGCTGGCCGCCGAGCTGCTGGAGCATCTCGGCAGTGCGCAGGTGACCGACCTGTCGATCGCGCTGTTTGGCACCCCCGACCAGGCGCTGCCGGGCGGCATCACCACCCGCGAGGCGGCCAACCACTTCCTGCGCGTGGCGGACGATTTCGACCGCGAGCTGATCGCGCCGGCGGAACAGGTGGAGATTTCCGCCACGGCGCTGGCGCTGCGGCTGCAGTCCGAGCTGGACGACTTCTTCGACAGCCGCGTCATCGACGTCGAGCTTGATCCAGAGCTGATCGCCAAGGCCGCCGCCGGCGCCACCCGCATCCGCCTGCGCTCGGGCGCCGCGTTCTCCGACTACGACCTGCAGCAGCTGCTGCAGCACGAGGCCTTCGTGCATTCGCTGACCGCGCTCAATGGTCGGCAGCAGGAGATCCTGCCCAGCCTGGCACTGTCATCGCCGCGGGTCACCGCCACCCAGGAAGGGCTGGCGGTGTTCGCCGAGCAGATCACCGGCAGCATCGACATCGAACGGATGAAGCGGGTCAGCCTGCGTATCGAGGCGGTGGCGATGGCGCTGGAGGGCGCGGACTTCCTGCAGGTATTCCGCTACTTCCTCGAGTCCGGCCAGACCGAAGTGGAGAGCTTCACCTCGGCGCAGCGCGTGTTCCGCGGCGTGCCTACGTCTGGCGGGCAGGCGTTCACCAAGGACACCGTGTACCTGCGCGGCCTGCTGGGCGTGCACACCTTCTTCCGCTGGGCCCTCAAGCACCGCAAGCTGCGGCTGTGCCGGCTGCTGTTCGCCGGCAAGATGACACTGGCCGACGTGCAGCGCTTCGAGCCGCTGTTCGAAAGCGGCGACCTGCGCGAACCGCGCTGGCTGCCGCCGTGGGTGGCGCGCGCCAACGGCTTGGCCGGGACGTTGGCGTTCTCGCTGTTCGCCAACCGGATCCGGCTGGAGCAGGTGGTCTCGGCCGAAAGCGTGGTCGATCTCTAG
- the rsgA gene encoding ribosome small subunit-dependent GTPase A, with protein sequence MSAAPAALPALSAIGWRWTPQALDPGWAALLAAHPAARPARIVEQHRSGYRLAEAIDQADPAESLPEWQRAGSYRKGEINPEARPAVGDWVLVEGEAPKSLRIVALLPRFSAIKRGAAGEHYRQQVIAANIDTVFVVCGLDADFNPRRIERYLLLVAGSGVQPVVVLTKSDRDDADVGAALRALRALDVPVLALNAKDPAAAAALAPWLGAGCSVVLVGSSGAGKSTLTNTLLGIEKMKTGAVRESDARGRHTTTHRALLALPGGACLIDTPGMRELKPTGEEDVAESFADVEALAEQCRFRDCKHAKEPGCAVRAAVESGELDGERVANFLKLSDEVAGAANRLATRLAQKADAKVLGKTKAQYKRFDEKHGRH encoded by the coding sequence CTGTCCGCCGCGCCTGCCGCGCTCCCTGCGCTTTCCGCGATTGGCTGGCGCTGGACGCCGCAGGCGCTGGATCCGGGCTGGGCGGCGCTGCTGGCGGCGCATCCGGCCGCGCGGCCGGCGCGGATCGTGGAGCAGCACCGCAGCGGCTACCGCCTGGCCGAAGCCATCGACCAGGCCGATCCGGCCGAATCGCTGCCGGAATGGCAGCGCGCGGGCAGCTACCGCAAGGGCGAGATCAATCCCGAGGCGCGGCCGGCGGTGGGCGACTGGGTGCTGGTGGAAGGCGAGGCGCCGAAGTCGCTGCGGATCGTCGCCCTGCTGCCGCGCTTTTCCGCAATCAAGCGCGGCGCCGCCGGCGAGCACTACCGCCAGCAGGTGATCGCCGCCAACATCGACACGGTGTTCGTGGTCTGCGGACTGGATGCCGACTTCAACCCGCGCCGGATCGAACGCTACCTGCTGCTGGTGGCCGGCAGCGGCGTGCAGCCGGTCGTCGTGCTCACGAAATCCGACCGGGATGACGCCGACGTCGGGGCCGCGCTGCGCGCGCTGCGCGCGCTGGACGTGCCGGTGCTGGCGCTGAACGCCAAAGACCCGGCCGCCGCCGCCGCGCTGGCGCCGTGGCTGGGCGCGGGCTGCAGCGTGGTGCTGGTGGGCAGTTCGGGCGCGGGCAAGTCGACCCTGACCAACACCCTGCTTGGCATCGAGAAGATGAAGACCGGCGCGGTGCGCGAAAGCGACGCCCGCGGGCGCCACACCACCACCCATCGCGCGCTGCTGGCGCTGCCCGGCGGTGCCTGCCTGATCGACACCCCGGGCATGCGCGAACTCAAGCCCACCGGTGAAGAGGATGTTGCGGAAAGCTTCGCCGACGTCGAAGCGCTGGCGGAACAGTGCCGCTTCCGTGACTGCAAGCATGCGAAGGAACCCGGCTGCGCGGTGCGCGCGGCGGTGGAAAGCGGCGAGCTGGATGGTGAACGCGTAGCCAATTTCCTCAAGCTGTCGGACGAAGTGGCGGGTGCGGCCAACCGGCTCGCCACCCGGCTGGCGCAGAAGGCGGACGCCAAGGTGCTGGGCAAGACCAAGGCGCAATACAAGAGATTCGACGAGAAACATGGCCGGCACTGA
- a CDS encoding aminotransferase class I/II-fold pyridoxal phosphate-dependent enzyme, translating into MSSFNPRNRIATRTRLTEVRYEIRGELARRARELEGQGRRLIKLNIGNPGAFGFRAPEHLQDAIAGGIARTDPYTHQQGLPEAREAIAAFHKARGTPNASPERVFVGNGVSELIDISLRALLNPGEEVLVPSPDYPLWSAATILNDGRPVYYKCDRENGFLPDPEQIESLVSSRTRAIVLINPNNPTGANYPRALLERIVEIAQRYRLLLLVDEIYDGILYDDAVFQPVAPLAGDLPCMSFGGLSKVHRACGWRVGWAVLSGDPLACGDFHHALDLLGALRLCANVPGQFAIEQALHGTDTIGELVRPGGRLYETRRALIDSCTASQHLSLVPPAGALYGFPRVVGDAARGFDDHDFALEMLEQEDVLIVPGTSFNVPYRDHFRVTLLPEAPVLREVFARIDRVLTRRAERAQRQSAVA; encoded by the coding sequence ATGTCGTCGTTCAACCCCCGCAACAGGATCGCCACCCGCACCCGCCTCACCGAGGTCCGCTACGAAATCCGGGGCGAACTGGCGCGGCGAGCGCGGGAGCTGGAAGGGCAAGGCCGCAGGCTGATCAAGCTCAACATCGGCAACCCCGGCGCGTTCGGGTTCCGTGCCCCGGAACACCTGCAGGATGCCATCGCCGGCGGCATCGCCCGCACCGACCCCTACACCCACCAGCAGGGCCTGCCGGAAGCGCGCGAGGCGATCGCCGCCTTCCACAAGGCACGCGGCACGCCCAACGCGTCGCCGGAGCGGGTGTTCGTCGGCAACGGCGTGTCGGAACTGATCGACATCTCCCTGCGCGCGCTGCTCAATCCCGGCGAGGAAGTGCTGGTGCCCTCGCCGGACTACCCGCTATGGAGCGCCGCGACTATCCTCAACGACGGCCGCCCGGTCTACTACAAGTGCGATCGCGAGAACGGCTTCCTGCCCGATCCCGAGCAGATCGAATCGCTGGTGTCCTCGCGCACCCGGGCGATCGTGCTGATCAACCCCAACAACCCCACCGGCGCCAACTATCCGCGTGCGCTGCTGGAGCGCATCGTCGAGATCGCCCAGCGCTACCGGCTGCTGCTGCTGGTGGACGAGATCTACGACGGCATCCTCTACGACGACGCGGTGTTCCAGCCGGTCGCACCGCTGGCCGGCGACCTGCCGTGCATGAGCTTCGGCGGGCTGTCGAAGGTGCATCGCGCCTGCGGCTGGCGGGTGGGCTGGGCGGTGCTGAGCGGCGACCCGCTGGCCTGCGGCGATTTCCACCACGCGCTGGACCTGCTGGGCGCGCTGCGCCTGTGCGCCAACGTGCCGGGCCAGTTCGCGATCGAACAGGCCCTGCACGGCACCGACACCATCGGCGAGCTGGTGCGCCCCGGCGGCCGCCTGTACGAAACCCGCCGCGCGCTGATCGACAGCTGCACCGCCAGCCAGCACCTGTCGCTGGTGCCGCCGGCCGGCGCGCTGTATGGCTTCCCGCGCGTGGTCGGTGACGCCGCGCGGGGCTTCGACGACCACGACTTCGCGCTGGAGATGCTGGAACAGGAGGACGTGCTGATCGTCCCCGGCACCAGCTTCAACGTGCCCTACCGCGACCACTTCCGCGTCACCCTGCTGCCGGAGGCACCGGTGCTGCGCGAGGTGTTCGCCCGCATCGACCGCGTGCTGACCCGCCGCGCGGAGCGCGCGCAGCGGCAGAGCGCGGTGGCGTAG
- a CDS encoding SGNH/GDSL hydrolase family protein — protein sequence MVRYLALGDSYTIGEGVEDAGRWPAQLAARLRDAGITIDEPRIIATTGWTTDELAAAMDAAEPLGDWDFVSLLIGVNNQYRGRSVDEYVGEFHRLLRRAITLAGGRAQRVLVLSIPDWGVTPFAHASGRDRRAIADDLDAYNAAARELCLAEGVAFVDITAISRTGEAAGMLAEDGLHPSAAQYARWAEAALPVALGLLSGGATASAG from the coding sequence ATGGTCCGCTACCTCGCCCTCGGTGACTCCTACACGATCGGCGAAGGCGTCGAGGACGCGGGCCGCTGGCCGGCGCAGCTGGCGGCGCGACTGCGCGACGCGGGGATCACGATCGACGAGCCACGGATCATCGCCACCACCGGCTGGACCACCGACGAACTGGCGGCGGCGATGGACGCGGCCGAACCGCTGGGCGACTGGGACTTCGTCTCGCTGCTGATCGGCGTCAACAACCAGTACCGCGGCCGCAGCGTGGACGAGTATGTCGGCGAGTTCCATCGCCTGCTGCGGCGGGCGATCACGCTGGCCGGCGGCCGCGCGCAGCGCGTGCTGGTGCTGTCGATCCCCGACTGGGGGGTGACCCCGTTCGCGCACGCCAGCGGTCGCGACCGCCGGGCCATCGCGGACGACCTGGATGCCTACAACGCCGCCGCACGCGAGCTGTGCCTGGCCGAAGGCGTGGCCTTCGTGGACATCACCGCGATTTCCCGCACAGGTGAAGCCGCCGGGATGCTGGCGGAAGATGGCCTGCACCCCTCGGCGGCGCAGTACGCGCGCTGGGCCGAGGCAGCGCTGCCGGTCGCGCTCGGCCTGCTGTCCGGCGGCGCTACAGCATCCGCCGGCTGA
- a CDS encoding cytochrome b/b6 domain-containing protein has product MSGERHPTCLRRLHWAVAMGVAVQLALGWGAEAIDGDAGMRLLRIHFQLGLVLLVLMLLRVACRLMRRMPRADGGEPRWRRRAAYIVHAGLYLLLFLLPISGYVIWVWMEAPLDVLGVLRVPRLFVPPADDETWRAIAWYVHFACVWLLSALVALHAAAALWHQWVRRDGLISRRML; this is encoded by the coding sequence ATGAGCGGCGAACGCCATCCCACCTGCCTCCGGCGCCTGCACTGGGCGGTCGCGATGGGCGTGGCGGTGCAGCTTGCGCTGGGCTGGGGGGCGGAAGCCATCGACGGCGACGCTGGGATGCGCCTGCTGCGCATCCACTTCCAGCTCGGCCTGGTGTTGCTGGTGCTGATGTTGCTGCGGGTTGCGTGCCGGCTGATGCGGCGCATGCCGCGGGCCGATGGCGGAGAACCGCGCTGGCGTCGCCGGGCGGCGTACATCGTCCACGCCGGGCTGTATCTGCTGCTATTCCTGCTGCCGATCAGCGGCTACGTGATCTGGGTCTGGATGGAGGCGCCGCTCGACGTGCTGGGCGTGTTGCGGGTGCCGAGGCTGTTCGTGCCGCCCGCCGACGACGAAACCTGGCGGGCGATCGCCTGGTACGTCCACTTCGCCTGCGTGTGGTTGCTGTCCGCGCTGGTCGCGTTGCACGCGGCGGCGGCGCTCTGGCACCAGTGGGTGCGGCGCGACGGGCTGATCAGCCGGCGGATGCTGTAG
- a CDS encoding FecR domain-containing protein produces the protein MNPHDDYLWSKAGLGEDDLLRLERLLAPYAHPRGQWPEATLIAPMSAPAPTRHRRRSRHFRIAWGLAATLAACALAAAILLQHRLAWPEHRGWDVAALRGQVRMAGAPLRAGERLPAGGEIATGDDGIARLRIARIGELRLAADSRLRLEQTGSGRHRVRLLQGRLWARVWAPPGYFGVRLPRTEALDMGCEFTLESDATGAGALTVRSGWVLVGNGGGEALVPQGATVRLRADGAAGTPHDLGASDGFVAALAEFDARRGLLPADDARLQRLLAQARPEDAISLLSLLQRHPRLAGGPLYDRLRAFLASAPAPSREAVLRGAPGALDPWWNALPYPRAKRWWLQWLDALPAGDDAAFTGARTAVPERR, from the coding sequence ATGAATCCCCATGACGATTACCTGTGGTCGAAGGCCGGGCTGGGCGAGGACGACCTTCTCCGCCTGGAGCGGCTGCTGGCGCCGTATGCGCATCCGCGCGGGCAATGGCCGGAGGCGACTCTGATCGCGCCCATGTCTGCACCGGCGCCGACGCGTCATCGCCGCCGCTCGCGCCATTTCCGCATCGCCTGGGGGCTGGCCGCGACGCTCGCCGCGTGCGCGCTGGCGGCCGCGATCCTGCTGCAGCATCGCCTGGCCTGGCCCGAGCATCGGGGCTGGGACGTGGCGGCCCTGCGCGGGCAGGTGCGGATGGCGGGCGCGCCGCTGCGGGCCGGCGAACGCTTGCCGGCCGGCGGCGAAATCGCCACCGGCGACGATGGCATCGCACGCCTGCGGATCGCGCGGATCGGCGAGCTGCGGCTGGCTGCCGATTCGCGGTTGCGGCTGGAGCAGACCGGCTCCGGCCGGCATCGCGTGCGACTGCTGCAGGGCCGGCTGTGGGCGCGGGTGTGGGCGCCGCCGGGCTACTTCGGCGTGCGCCTGCCGCGCACCGAGGCGCTGGACATGGGTTGCGAGTTCACGCTGGAAAGCGACGCCACGGGCGCGGGCGCGCTGACCGTGCGCAGCGGCTGGGTGCTGGTCGGCAACGGCGGCGGCGAAGCCCTGGTGCCGCAGGGCGCCACGGTGCGCCTGCGCGCGGACGGCGCGGCTGGAACACCGCACGATCTTGGCGCAAGCGACGGTTTCGTGGCGGCGCTTGCGGAGTTCGACGCGCGACGCGGCTTGTTGCCGGCCGACGATGCGCGTCTCCAGCGGTTGCTGGCGCAGGCGCGGCCAGAGGATGCCATCAGCCTGCTGTCGCTGCTGCAGCGGCACCCGCGGCTGGCGGGTGGCCCGCTGTACGATCGCTTGCGCGCGTTCCTCGCAAGCGCGCCCGCGCCGTCGCGCGAAGCGGTGCTGCGCGGCGCGCCGGGCGCGCTGGATCCGTGGTGGAACGCGTTGCCCTATCCGCGCGCCAAGCGCTGGTGGCTGCAATGGCTGGATGCGCTGCCGGCGGGAGACGATGCGGCATTCACTGGCGCACGCACGGCGGTTCCCGAGCGCCGTTAA